ATCTTTTTACATGAAGTTTTCTTGGAGACTGATGATGTTAGATAATCTTTGGACCCATTTTTTAAGGCTAAATACGTTAATTCAGGTCACATGACTTCAACCAATTATACTCCTGCGAGCTCTCAGTTTTGGAAGACAATCTTAACGGTCTTCCTAGAGGTTCATAAGAATGTTTATGTGAAGGTTAAATAAGGAAAATCTTCGTTTTGGTTTGATAAGTGGTTGAGTAGTGGTCCCTTTGCTAAGTGTTCTTATACGGTCTAGCATCTTGAGTTTAAGATTCAAGACTGTTGGGAGTCTGAGAATTGGGATACTGATATGCTAAAAGAATTGGTAGGGGTCCCCAAAACAGATGAGATTTTGTTTTCGTCCATGTAGCAAAGCATTccataaatggaaaattttcaaccGCCTCGGCTTAGAAGGTGATAAAAATTAATGGGGAGCAGTACCCATGAATAGAGTGGGTTTGGCATAAACTACTCCCTAAGAAAGTATCGATGTGCATGTGGAAAGCCATGTTCCAATGTCTTCTTGTAGATGAGCGAGTGCGGAAACTGAAAGTTGTTATGGTCTCATGTTGTAATTGTTGTGtggatcaaaaaaaaaaaggagtctCTCAATCATGTTCTGAGTACGAGATCCATCGTAAGTATGGTATGGAAGAGAGTAGTGTCTATCTtgggaattctaaattttgatgaTGAACCATGGAGGGCGAAAATTTGTAGATGGTTCATAAGTGCcaaaaaatcaacccaaaaaggTAAGATCATTGATTTATTACCTGCTATAATTTTTTGGAGACTATGGCTCAGATTGTAAAGCCCGCATAGAAGATAAGTTTGAGTCGAGGAATGGAGTTTTGATATCTATGaggttttggcttgcaaaaattgCAGAAGACGTGAAGGGTTCTTTGCCTTTTATagataagaatttattggaagagttCTAAGTGAAAATGATAACATCAAAGGTTGTACTCCTCGAAAAGTAGTCTGAGAAAAGCCTTATGTAGGTTGGTTGAAGGTAAATATAGATGACTCTTATAGAGGAAATTCAggttcttgtggtggtggtgATATCATCTGCGACTCATCGGGTAATATTAAGACTACTTTCTCTGAAAAATTTGAGTCAGGTACTAATAATGGAGCGGAGTTGTAGGCTCTTACTAGTGGTGTTTGGGTTTGTAAAGAGTTGTgatatcagaatatttgtattgaaagcgaCTCGAAATTGGTGGTGGGATGACTCACATATGGACTTGCTCCTCTTGGTACTAATGAGACTTTTGGGAATTGTTAGAGGAGAAGTTACAAGGTCTTCAGTTCTCTATAAAacaccaatttagagaaggtaatcaggtGACAGATTACTTGACTTGTCAAGGTAAGAGAAGTAACACGAGAAGATATTTTGTAGGTGGTGTGCTGctgagtaaaatgagaggtcttaTTCGTATagataagatgagtattccaaaCATTCGTCTTTAATTGTCATTATTTGGTTCTCCTCTGTTTTCCTCTCGCTTTTGTTTGCATGCAAGTGCCATCAGTTTGCAAGTAATTTGTATATGTTTGTGTTAGTTTGTTTTGATTACATATTGACATTTTTAGATTGTTTTAGGTGGATTATGGTACAAGTTTTGATAGGCTTGTATTGGTTTTGATGCTTGAGATAGTTTTGATAGTTTAGTAGTAAATCCCATGTAATATGTTTGTAACCACAGTATTATTCCGTCATAAATGAGAGTTATCAATAAATTTGagattttcataaataaaaaaaatcattttcccaATACGCTATAATTACTGTTGGTCCTCATGAATGTAAAGTTAAGTGTCATTCAAAACTGAAGAATAAGATAAAATTAATATCTCCTCTTTAAATGtataggaaaaataaagaaagttggaaGAAAATGACATGTGGGTGGCTAGTAAGGATTGCGATGCAAAGGAAGCCACCTAGGTGGGCTCGCTCCAGGGGCGGCTCTGCCTTTAGGCAATTGAGGCACCCGcctagggcccccaaatttttggggctccttaattttttcttaatataataatataatttttgagtcccaaatttttttttaattaaataatattaatattatttattatgctctattcccataattgacttcccaactaacaaataaattaaattatattttaaaatataaaataaataaaatttaattctttttttttcaagtcttatacttcccaactaacacctttattatatttcaaattatctattactcccatctctccctcttagtctctctaaattttttttttcatctctcacactctctcactctcatctcttggtcttTCTATGATTTTTACTCAaactattgtgttcatcatcttcgggcccccgattctctgtaattttcattaactctaattttgatttcaatgtttgtatattatttttctattattttcactctgaattttttttttttctattttttcttagattttggaagctttgaggttaaAGCATTGTATCCAACAAGAAtctgatatctctaaagtcttgctcgccaatcgatttgcaataaaaataataatcaggttatattgtttcaatctactatttctatagatttattaaatttattttcatttgtttacctaatttgtcaatttatagtattaattttgaaatttaatcatgtcaacgagaaaatatgaatccggatatgaaaaacgaataaagaaaaaaaaaaaaagaattagggtcatctcaaaagggagctctttataaatttttttttaattctaagcaaaatattaagggtcatcgattaaatcattcgcctaaggccccatattgtgaagagccgccTGGCTCGCTCACGCCGCTACTCTCTATAAATAGAAAATGAAGATCCAACCTGCAGCGGTACTCACTACTGTACATGCTTCCTCAtcttgagagagaaagagagagagagatgggaagctggcagcagcagcagcaagtatatgatgatgatgatgatcatcATGATCAGAATGAGCTTAATTTGCTTAATCTGCCACCGTGGGGAGGAGGCAGCAACCGCATAGCTGCCGTCGACAAGGACGGAGGCAACCCTCTCTCCACCGTCATTACAGGTACCGGAACTCATCATCACAGCCGCGATCAACATATAAAACACCAGGTTAATTAGCTATAATCAATTTATTTGTTATTAATTTGTTATCATTCCCCTATTtatgcgtgcgtgtgtgtgtgtgtgtgtgtatatatatatatatatatatatatatatatatagttatgatcTATTATTAATCATAAAACAATATCAATTAATTTAAATCCAGGACATCCTTAATCCGCTAATTAATTTATTCCTAAAATGATTTGAATTGTAGCATAACATATATGTTGATGGATGAAAACAGAAACCCGGATGGAGAAAGTTCTTATCATATGTTGGACCTGGCTTTCTCGTCTCCATGGCTTATCTCGACCCCGGCAACTGTATGTgtttgcaatctctctctctctctctctctctctctctctctctctctctctctctctctctctctctctctctctctctctcagctctTAATTTCATCGTACCATTTGATTGTTTACAGTGGAAACCGATCTGCAAGCTGGAGCTAATCACAGATATGaggtttatttatttttgaatgtaaatataataaaaaaatggaGTATTTGGGTGAGAAGAAAActaaatcaataaaataaaaaacaattaatGGGTTTAGCATGTAATTTTTCTTAtgcgtgtgtatgtgtgtatatatataaatttttcttatGCGTGCGTGTATATATCAGCTACTGTGGGTGGTGCTAATAGGATTGATCTTTGCTCTAATAATCCAATCTCTTGCTGCAAATCTCGGGGTATGCACTGGTGAGTTTTGAACTGATCAGAccattaataaaatatttttaatttaaaaactaaaaaaattataaatataaatgcaGGGAAGCACCTGTCGGAGTTATGCAAATCGGAGTATCCAAAATCAGTGAAGTATTGCCTGTGGTTGCTGGCGGAAATTGCAGTCATAGCTGCTGATATTCCTGAAGGTGGATGGATTAAATTCATAATTATatttatcactttttttttttttcttctaacttcttaatttctctttttaaaataataataataataatgatgatgatgtgtgatggttatatatataattaaatttgaattgaaattgaaaaataaaaaatgggcGGTGCAGTGATAGGCACGGCTTTCGCATTGAACATACTGTTCCATATTCCGGTGTGGGCTGGAGTTCTCCTCACCGGCTGCAGCACCCTCCTCCTCCTCGGCCTCCAGAGATTCGGGGTATGTTCGTAATTTCCTATTTACCCATATCTGATTTATCCATgcctcttctttctctctctttggGACACGTGTCCAGCGACTCTCTATTATGCTCTTTTGTTGCGTATTTGCATGTTTTCGTCCTAATTACGATTCTTCTCCCTTTTTCCTATTTTTAATTTTGCgttttataataatatttcttttataaaaaaaatttaatgatgttttagactctttaaatattaatttgactAATTTTCAGAGCAACGGATCTCtacatatatcattctcaattcaAATAAAAGTGTTACTAACCTATCACGATCTTTCTCCACTTAAATACGAAAGTATTATCTAAAATGGAAAGTCATAATCCCTAAGTCTCTAAGATTCAAACTTTGATCATTCAAATACTTAACCTCTAAAATCGTAGAACatactttcttttcttatttttttttaaattatttttggtttataatttttatttgataatttgAGAATTATTAAACGCATATTCaatcatttcaaattattttaggtctactcctattTCATCTATCACAACTTTCAGTACCtaattcactcttcctcattAGTGCACTATATCTAGCCTACATTGCCAAACTATTAAATTTGTGACTCACCACTCCCTCGTACTATTGTATTTTCTACAAGTAAATATGTTTCTTAGTTTCCCAAGATTGTATCATAATGAAACTTATAAACATCTATAATATTGAAAGCATAATGTTCAAATTTTGAAAAGAGTGAAAAGGAGTGTAAGATGGGAGATGGATTATCTCATATTATATAGCGAAACCCAATTGGGCAGGCCCATACACAAAAATACATACACCAGCATTATAACATGAATAAAGAAAAGTCAAGGAATTACAAGTTGCATGTTATATTTGATTCATATGTAAAATGAATTGTTATAATAAAGAAAAGTCAAGGAATTGCAAGTCGCATATTATATTTGATTAAAATCAAGATGATGCAtgataagaaatatatatatctaatgtCAAGCCGTCCATGTCATGTTGATTGTGCACCACACCATGTATGCCATGACTAAATGGTCATTGCATATGTGTCATGACAcatggcatatatatatatatatatatatatatatatatataatattgaagATGTAAGATTTGATGGTTTCCTCACATTAGTAcatagtaaaatttatatatatctatatatttaagTAAGGTAAAGTcaatgttatatttgatatatatatatatatatatatatatatatatatatatataaatatatatatatcatcatcatcatcaaagaTCCAATGGACTTGAACTAAGATAGTTTGCTAAATCCCATTGTATAACCCTTTTAGTCAAATCCATTGTCATGTATAAAACTTTGATACCTTCAACATAAAGATTTCGAATTTATTTAGTTTAGTTATTGAAAAGTGAGCAATCGATTAATATAACAATATGTGTCTATTGTTGATCAATACTTTTTTAGAAGAAAATGTTTAGGTATTATTTGAAAGAATGGATTTAGATTTATATACATTTGAAAGAAATTAGTTCAGTTTAATTTTAAATTACATTTtgtctaaatttatataaatccaAATCAAAAGTCTAAAATCCAAACTCTCAAAAGCGATAAAAGGAATagaatgaaaaatatgaaataaatttattttattttctttccatattaaatactataaaaaataaaggtttattttaaaataattaaaattttttaaaaaataaatattaatgaagTGCAAAAAAGCATTCATTTACTatgtattttctttttcttttcttcaatacTTTCCTTgataaaaaaagggaaaaatgatCGAATTCATTTGAatttttcccttctcttttcctaACGCTTTCTAAGTCCTCGTTTTATTCTTTGAATCATGCATAAAGGCAACCATGCATGCTGTTGAATTTAATTTACCTTCCATTTTATACTTCAATATATTGAGTTATttacttgttatttatttatttgtttatgaaTGTATTGTGGTAATTAATTAAATtggatgatatatatatatatatatgttcatcaGGTGAGGAAATTGGAAATGTTAATAGCAATGCTGGTGTTCGTAATGGCGGGATGTTTCTTCGGAGAAATGAGTCGTGTGAAGCCTCCAGCGTCGGACGTGGTTCAGGGAATGTTCATCCCCAAGCTCACCGGCCACAGCGCCACCGGCGACGCCATCGCCCTTTTGGGTGCCCTCATCATGCCGTACCTTCACTCTTTATCCCTTCACAAACCCTTTTTACAATTAATATTTAACCCTCGAAAATTAACTCATCCATTATCTTTcattagaatttttaaaaaaataccatTTAATCAGTTTGGATTGTCAGACAAAATGCGATAAGACTGAAATTTTGAATAGAAAAtatgagaaaaagaaaaactaaagccATGTCCACTTGTGGAAAAATATTgtattttccatttccatttttcaCATAAttctaaaaaatgttttttttttttttaaatttccaaagTTTGTATAAAAAATTCAGTGAACatcattttatgattttcaatgttTCTTATATAAATCTTGGAAGTGAAAAAAAAAGGGTGACATTTTTGTAAGAGTTTGgaaatctgaaaatgaaaatttgagggtatttttcacaactaaacaaaCCCTAATTGATATATTATAATTCATTTCATGCTATTTCACCATTTCAATTACCAAATGCATGTGCAATAAAATTTAGTAATTGATAAAATTTTTGCACACTATTATCTAAAATTATTTAAAGTTATGCAATttcaaatataatattaaatcCTTTCAAATTTCTTTGTTATCAACAGGCACAATCTCTTCCTCCACTCTGCCCTTGTACTGTCTAGGAAGACTCCCGACTCTGTTCGAGGCATCAATGTACGAAATTCAACTAGTTAGACACCCATTACCCCCTCTTCAAAATTAAGTAATGCATGCATGCACTTACTTGcacatatatttaaaaataatatgtgGCTTTGGCCCATTTCATTTTAGTATGTAGTTTAAAATTTTATACTTAATCTACTCGCAACTTACATTGTTGCATTGTTATTTGTATTTGCTCACTTGTGCAATTCACACTATTTTGGTCACTACATTGGGACATCTGAAAATGAATAGAGGGATAAAAGGAAAATAGAGCAGTTATTGAAACATCTTCACTTATAATTAAGAAAAAAGTACATAGACAAAATCGTGCACACCGTTTTAGTATGGTGACCATGATACATGTATCATGCAAGTCTTAATTCGAAACACAAAACCCTTTTTGGATCCATCTCCATGACCAAATAGTAGCATAGTCATATTCATCACAACTCACATCAATACATACCAAATACTCATACTTTTTTTCTTCTCTAATTCTAACTTTTGTCCTTTTTAATGAGAGACAAATGATCTTTGAGAGATATACCAAAAAAAGTTTGAACGAGGGATTAGGAACAACTCTATCACTAGCAATCAAGGAGGGTGCCCATAATTAATCGAAGATAGTGTTTAAGAAGATGTATTATGAAGTTTTTGGATTCCAATTTGGGAGATTTGGACAAAACTTAACATTGTTTtgtatgattatttttttttcaatctatCTAAATCTAAATCCAAATTCTAAAATTCATGCTAGGAACCACAGCAAAAATGTTTTGTCGACATTATTCAAGCCTCATCTCCAAACTTTTCCAAATTCTTCACATTACTCAAATATGTTGAATAGAACAAGTGGTTCATGATGTATAACAATGCAAGACAGTGCAAACTGCCTGTTggttatatggaaaaaaaattaaaccacATAATACATATGGATAAAGTGATGCATACTCAAAGCGCAGTACTGATCAACCATGAGATTCAATTACTGCAGGATGCTTGTAGATACTTCTTGGTAGAGAGTGGGTTGGCTTTGCTAATAGCATTATTAATCAACGTGGCGGTGATCGTAGTATCAGGCACCATCTGCTACGCCGCCAACCTATCCAGCGAAAACTCCAACCGGTGCAATGACCTCACCCTCGACTCTGCTTCTTTCCTAGTCAAGGTCCAATTCTTATACGATTTACGTGCATTCAAATTTTTAGCAGAAATTATTCAACGCggcttaaaatttttcaaaatcaattaaTGTTGCAGAATGTGGTGGGACGATCGAGCTCTACCGTTTATGCAATTGCTCTTCTTGCCTCAGGCCAAAGTTCTGCCATTACAGGAACTTATGCTGGACAATACATCATGCaggtttttagatttctttaaTTCCCTGTTTGGCAAAGGTATCTAATTAAGGGGTTGGGCTTGTTCTGTTTATttactgcaaattaaacaaatgaGTGGTGTAATTATGTTAGGGTTTCTTGGACCTCAAGATGAGGAAATGGCTGAGGAACTTGATCACTAGGTGCGTTGCCATTACGCCAAGCCTCATCGTCTCCATCATCGGTGGTTCTCAAGGGGCGGGCCGGCTCATTATCATCGCTTCGGTTTGTATATATCCATTTGCATGATTTCATGACGGATTGCAcctaaataataatgataattacTATAATTCAAACAAAGATCAACATGTTGTTTCAATGGGTTTTAATTGCAGATGTTATTGTCATTTGAGCTTCCCTTTTCCCTAATCCCACTCCTTAAATTTAGCAGCAGTAGCACCAAGATGGGACCTCACAAGAACTCAATCTATGTAAGTCTCCATTAACCTTCATATTTCAGCTGCTACCTATGCCACAGTGCCAATTTTCGAGGGATTTGTGGCCCATGGGACTATGTGGCATCCAATGATAGGTTGCCAGGTCATTAGGACTAATCATCATATATTCTCAAATTTTgtcaaaaatggaaaaaaaaaaggaaaaagctGCCACGGGATATCATGTCCCCTCCATTAAAATTGTATCACGTTTGCTTATGAAGAGTCAAATTGGTTATGCGACACAATTTTAATGGAAAGGGCACATTACTCCTCTCGCATGTAAGCCTTTTTCCGTCACAGTTATCCCAAATAATAATGTTACGAGTAAAACAATGACTAATAGTGACTTTTTCAGGTTATCGTGATATCATGGATACTAGGGCTAGGAATCATCGGCATCAATGTATATTACCTAAGTACTGGATTCGTTAGGTGGCTATTTCACAACAATCTCCCCAAAGTTGGGAATATATT
The sequence above is a segment of the Malania oleifera isolate guangnan ecotype guangnan chromosome 8, ASM2987363v1, whole genome shotgun sequence genome. Coding sequences within it:
- the LOC131162575 gene encoding metal transporter Nramp7.2-like translates to MTLIEEIQVLVVVVISSATHRVILRLLSLKNLSQNELNLLNLPPWGGGSNRIAAVDKDGGNPLSTVITGTGTHHHSRDQHIKHQKPGWRKFLSYVGPGFLVSMAYLDPGNLETDLQAGANHRYELLWVVLIGLIFALIIQSLAANLGVCTGKHLSELCKSEYPKSVKYCLWLLAEIAVIAADIPEVIGTAFALNILFHIPVWAGVLLTGCSTLLLLGLQRFGVRKLEMLIAMLVFVMAGCFFGEMSRVKPPASDVVQGMFIPKLTGHSATGDAIALLGALIMPHNLFLHSALVLSRKTPDSVRGINDACRYFLVESGLALLIALLINVAVIVVSGTICYAANLSSENSNRCNDLTLDSASFLVKNVVGRSSSTVYAIALLASGQSSAITGTYAGQYIMQGFLDLKMRKWLRNLITRCVAITPSLIVSIIGGSQGAGRLIIIASMLLSFELPFSLIPLLKFSSSSTKMGPHKNSIYVIVISWILGLGIIGINVYYLSTGFVRWLFHNNLPKVGNIFVGIVVFPLMAIYVLVVIYLTFRKDTVETFIDPTNQTRMGMSFDREFELENVP